Part of the Syntrophomonadaceae bacterium genome is shown below.
AGTGGGTTTAGACCGGGTAGACAGGTTACTCTTAAAAACAATGATCCAAAAGTATGATGGCGGTCCGGTAGGATTGGACACCCTTGCTGCCTCTATTGGTGAAGAGGCAGAAACTATTGAAGACGTTTATGAACCGTTCCTGCTTCAACTAGGCTATATCCAACGAACCCCAAGGGGAAGAACCGTTACGCGTTTAGCACTGGAGCATCTTGGTATGCCCCAGGGTTCTTTAGATGCGAGTCAAGCAGAAATCCCCTTTAAATAACCTCAGTTTTTCAGATCTGTTTTTGGAGGTGTGGCATATGGGTGACTGGAATTATTTTGGCAAATTATTTTTGATAATTGGCATTATTTTTTTGGCTCTAGGGGCAATGTTATTGCTCTTTACGCAAGTGTTTAAAATTGGACGCCTGCCAGGTGATATTATATTCCAAAAAGGAAATTTTACCTTCGTTTTTCCTCTGGCTACTTCAATTATAATTAGCCTCGTACTGACAATAATTGCAAGTGTATTCTTCCGGCGGTAAATCGCAAAAAGATTAAAAAGCTTGACCATGAGCAGCCTCTTGTTATGCAGGATTTGTGCAGGGTAATGTCGAAAAAGCTGTAGTCCGGCAAGATGTAATTGTTGCTAAACCATTGCAAACGTTATCCTTATTGGGAGTAGAAAAAAGAGATGGGAAACATTTTTTCACCTCGTTATTATTTTAAACAAAAATTGAGGAAGGATCTCGTTGCCTACTTTTTTATTATTTTTTTAATGCCATTATTTTATTCTAACGCCTATGCCGCAGAAAGGATTGTTATTCGTGTCTGCCTGGATGAGGGAGTAAACCAAGCTGATTTTCGGGTTTTAAGTGGTAATTACCAGTTAATTGACGGGGCTACTGGCT
Proteins encoded:
- a CDS encoding DUF2905 domain-containing protein, whose product is MGDWNYFGKLFLIIGIIFLALGAMLLLFTQVFKIGRLPGDIIFQKGNFTFVFPLATSIIISLVLTIIASVFFRR